One region of Daphnia pulicaria isolate SC F1-1A chromosome 7, SC_F0-13Bv2, whole genome shotgun sequence genomic DNA includes:
- the LOC124348830 gene encoding hornerin-like yields the protein MGSPNEAAAQPGPGTGGPPSGDGGGPDGVGGETTHHDGGSEAPAPPPPPPTLAANNNEDNNIRSNSSSPSSETTESTGSSSSSTSSKSATAVAATTTNTNTTTTSPGRRANGKHGGRRWKAEHQPLRKASMEEEEDEDEEEEEDEQDDRIRPAPLPVVETESCSALPRPEVVVTPSRTNVIHTSEESDEDDGMVDLDRKLTPSPPLPAAAAGQKPEQQQQDHYCLRWTNHGSHVLGVFAQLLRDESLVDVTLAAEGRSLRAHKMVLSACSSFFRTLFVSHSDQRHPIVILKDTKFTELESLLQFMYKGEVSVEYGQLATLLKTAENLRVKGLADVTTTATAAPKAKAEVEEEEEEDEEDDEEDEEDDEEEEDEVVDMFDQELEDATNPNPIVIERNALTSGLSSLAVGRIQRRQRRRHHLHNLSNPYRRSLLHPNLQLNPQQQQLKASGRSAGLDVDSTMANHHRLVQQQQQKQKQQGSSGHYQRRGSDSVVPLDLIHPEVIQDLSSNTAASAGLLDHRRSTATHNSRRNNNNPPQQTNHLHHQIPGDWKPPNELQHPPRRQLKPSSNHQQQHNHHHHHHHQQKPQEAHRNDPVASGDRNSNASGGMENRNCDRDPDDGDHNHRFKSESSSTRNEHHNVAGGLEGSTILMDSMAQDSGTAQDLRRMPPHSPPLLPSSSLSPASPLPSGPPAAAAATATATSNAATSGGAAHPHQRFRHWMMEEESDESGEEVDGDEDMDETKTEEEATYLRRQGSSRRRNTSGSNNHPPSAIGSPQHLPMSLMKKETGNWNDSAVNRPEASGSAGASTAGVDSLRSPGSFSSNSSDADQFSDGQMPTAEVVIEEGEYLNFSGSGGGTSSGLRMRHRDGGGGRKSHHSHKAPTSGDPGNHRSISAAAAGSGSIHHPAARPKRFLSFPEGAAAVEGSAHHSSSSSSLATGGGGGGGRGQKGGSDFRDEVSVVVSRSGAGGASGSGANETSSSSNFLSSILPMVVPQFDFGMRFAGMPLVGMPFAGMNPSHYRNSNSSNASGAASRSGHNAPRPGPSSSSSQLQRQQQQQQQQQQAAAEDRDEPGGAGSHRSGASSTASDVGVCRDSPSSSSTSTRAVAASGFPFPTSISLIESHVGVGFTLGSREKPYKCEQCGQCYKYLSAFTKHKEQNHTARLPGEKPFRCEICGMQFKYLKSFKKHRLNHAVERLHVYPGNVRAITMPGAPGGGGGSMTPPASLAGFMGVGMMEERSVLEMLGRSQHHHSRREMLSSSSASGSQSEARARLHGAGGNTTSNTPEGRRSSSPGDQRLGTARIKSEVEIVSSGDEQDQMMDDETTNDGRLMSQEEAAQQQQQHQFGSAAGRSASASSGHHPHHGHHQHHHHHLSQQQQQQNRQLLLQHAKFSAASPGGSPASSFLQGALQLQRQHQVAQHQAALMAANFLAARGAGGAAAAAVAAAMPPPPGLERLQPQQSGGSDPSGHAPGQSEEGQSDREGSDDGETSNKGSGSGRRTTPPAAAAASAAGPGPFLHNLIRDFSSAAAAAAAAAAVASTSRPSLVNSATTGGAGGGGVPGGITGPPPEYDPGRPHLCPFCGKGFRAKENLKLHIRKHTGERPFECEFCGRAFGGKSDMNRHLRIHTGERPYRCDACGKTFARADYLSKHLSTHLV from the exons ATGGGCAGCCCGAATGAGGCGGCCGCACAGCCTGGACCCGGCACAGGAGGACCTCCAAGTGGGGATGGAGGAGGTCCTGATGGTGTTGGTGGCGAAACAACACATCACGATGGAGGCAGCGAAGCTCCAgctccgccaccgccgccgccaacGTTAGCCGCCAACAACAACGAGGACAACAACATCCGgagtaacagcagcagcccaagTAGCGAAACGACTGAAAGTACAGGTAGCAGTAGCAGTTCAACGTCTAGCAAAAGCGCCACCGCagtagcagcaacaacaaccaacaccaACACCACCACTACCAGTCCCGGAAGGAGAGCCAATGGCAAACACGGCGGAAGACGATGGAAAGCCGAGCACCAGCCACTACGGAAAGCGTCgatggaagaagaggaagatgaagatgaagaagaagaagaagatgaacaaGACGACCGGATCCGCCCGGCACCGCTTCCAGTAGTAGAAACGGAATCTTGTTCCGCATTGCCACGTCCCGAAGTGGTTGTCACTCCCAGTCGTACAAATGTCATCCACACGTCGGAAGAGTCGGACGAGGACGACGGCATGGTGGACCTGGACAGGAAATTGACGCCCAGTCCGCCTctacctgctgctgctgctggccagaaacctgaacaacaacaacaagatcaTTATTGTCTAAGATGGACCAATCACGGTAGTCACGTGCTGGGCGTGTTTGCCCAGCTACTTCGCGACGAGTCGCTGGTGGACGTGACGTTGGCGGCCGAGGGCCGTTCTCTACGAGCTCACAAGATGGTCCTGTCGGCCTGTTCGAGTTTCTTCCGGACGCTGTTCGTCTCGCACTCTGACCAGCGCCATCCCATCGTCATCCTGAAAGACACGAAATTCACGGAACTCGAGTCGCTGCTCCAGTTCATGTACAAGGGCGAGGTCTCGGTCGAGTACGGACAGCTGGCCACTTTGCTCAAGACGGCCGAAAATCTGCGAGTCAAAGGATTGGCCGATGTGACCACGACGGCCACGGCGGCGCCCAAGGCGAAAGCGGAAgtcgaggaagaagaggaggaagatgaagaagatgatgaagaagatgaagaggacgatgaggaggaggaagatgaGGTGGTGGACATGTTTGATCAGGAGCTGGAAGATGCAACCAACCCCAATCCCATCGTGATCGAACGGAACGCCCTGACGTCGGGTCTGTCATCTCTGGCGGTCGGAAGGATCCAGCGGCGCCAGCGGAGGCGGCATCACCTCCACAACCTCAGCAATCCTTATCGTCGATCTCTGCTCCATCCCAATCTCCAATTGaatccgcagcagcagcagctcaaggCTTCCGGACGATCTGCAGGGCTGGACGTCGACTCGACCATGGCTAATCATCACCGActagtacaacaacaacaacaaaaacagaaacaacaaggcaGTAGTGGCCATTACCAACGACGGGGCTCTGACTCTGTAGTTCCGCTGGATCTCATCCATCCGGAAGTCATCCAAGATCTCTCTTCCAACACTGCCGCTTCCGCCGGATTATTGGATCATCGGCGTTCAACAGCCACTCACAATTCCCGGCGGAACAACAATAACCCACCGCAGCAGACAAACCACCTACACCATCAAATCCCAGGCGACTGGAAGCCTCCGAACGAACTTCAGCATCCGCCCCGGAGGCAGCTCAAACCCTCGTCTaaccatcaacaacaacacaatcaccaccaccaccaccaccaccaacagaaGCCGCAGGAAGCTCATCGCAACGATCCGGTGGCTTCCGGCGACAGGAACAGCAACGCTTCCGGAGGCATGGAGAATCGCAATTGCGACCGTGATCCGGACGACGGCGATCACAACCATCGCTTTAAAAGCGAGTCGTCGTCGACTCGGAATGAACACCACAACGTTGCCGGAGGGCTTGAGGGATCCACCATTTTGATGGACTCGATGGCCCAGGATTCCGGCACGGCTCAAGATCTCCGCAGGATGCCTCCACATTCACCTCCGCTTCTTCCGTCGTCTTCGTTATCTCCTGCGTCTCCACTTCCTTCTGGTCCTCCAGCGGCTGCTGCCGCCACTGCCACCGCCACTTCCAACGCAGCAACATCCGGTGGTGCGGCACATCCGCATCAACGCTTCCGTCACTGGATGATGGAGGAGGAGAGCGACGAGAGCGGCGAAGAGGTGGACGGTGATGAAGATATGGATGAAACTAAGACGGAGGAGGAGGCGACCTATCTCCGCCGACAGGGTAGTAGTAGGAGACGAAACACTTCCGGATCCAACAATCATCCGCCTTCCGCCATCGGTTCACCTCAGCATCTTCCAATG TCGCTGATGAAAAAGGAAACGGGAAATTGGAACGACTCGGCTGTCAATCGACCAGAAGCTTCCGGCTCAGCAGGAGCCAGTACGGCTGGAGTAGATTCACTCCGTTCTCCaggctctttttcttccaacagTTCCGACGCCGATCAG TTTTCTGACGGCCAGATGCCGACGGCCGAGGTGGTGATTGAAGAGGGCGAGTATCTCAACTTCTCCGGCAGCGGAGGAGGAACCTCTAGCGGATTGAGGATGAGGCACAGAGACGGAGGTGGCGGACGCAAAAGTCATCACAGCCACAAGGCACCGACTAGTGGCGATCCTGGCAACCATCGGAGCATtagcgccgccgccgccggaagCGGATCCATCCATCACCCTGCGGCTCGACCCAAGAGGTTCTTGTCCTTCCCGGAAGGAGCCGCCGCAGTCGAAGGATCGGCTCACCActcgtcgtcatcgtcgtcgttggccaccggtggtggtggcggaggtGGAAGAGGGCAGAAAGGCGGAAGCGATTTCCGAGATGAGGTCTCGGTCGTAGTCAGCCGTTCAGGCGCCGGAGGAGCAAGTGGATCAGGAGCGAATGAAACCTCATCTTCGTCTAATTTCCTCTCGTCCATTTTGCCCATGGTCGTCCCTCAGTTCGACTTTGGCATGCGCTTCGCCGGAATGCCCCTTGTGGGCATGCCCTTTGCCGGAATGAATCCATCCCATTACCGGAATAGTAACAGTAGTAACGCCTCTGGTGCAGCTAGTCGTTCGGGTCACAATGCGCCCCGGCCAGGACCATCTTCCTCATCATCGCAGTTAcaaaggcaacaacaacaacagcaacaacaacaacaagcggCTGCGGAGGATAGAGACGAGCCCGGCGGTGCCGGATCGCATAGGAGCGGGGCCAGCAGCACGGCCAGCGACGTGGGCGTCTGTCGAGACTCTCCGTCGTCATCTTCCACCTCGACGCGAGCCGTGGCGGCTTCCGGTTTCCCGTTTCCGACGTCCATCTCGCTGATTGAATCTCACGTCGGCGTCGGTTTCACGCTGGGCTCGCGGGAGAAACCCTACAAGTGCGAGCAGTGCGGCCAGTGCTACAAGTACCTGTCGGCATTCACCAAACACAAGGAGCAAAATCACACGGCCCGTCTGCCCGGCGAGAAGCCCTTCCGCTGCGAAATCTGCGGGATGCAATTCAAGTATCTCAAATCGTTCAAGAAACATCGGCTCAATCACGCCGTGGAGCGACTCCACGTTTATCCCGGCAACGTCCGAGCTATCACGATGCCCGGGGCACCCGGCGGAGGAGGCGGATCTATGACGCCTCCAGCGTCTCTGGCTGGATTCATGGGCGTCGGCATGATGGAAGAGCGCAGCGTCCTGGAAATGCTGGGCAGGTCTCAACATCACCACAGCCGCCGTGAAATGCTCTCGAGTTCATCCGCATCCGGAAGTCAATCAGAAGCCAGGGCCCGTCTCCATGGAGCCGGAGGCAACACCACGTCCAATACTCCCGAAGGCCGACGATCTTCAAGTCCCGGCGACCAGCGATTGGGAACGGCTCGGATTAAATCGGAAGTTGAAATCGTCTCTTCCGGCGACGAACAGGATCAGATGATGGACGACGAGACGACCAATGACGGCCGTCTCATGAGCCAGGAAGAGGCtgcccagcaacaacagcaacaccaATTCGGTTCGGCTGCTGGACGATCCGCTTCGGCCTCATCCGGTCATCATCCGCACCACGGCCATcaccaacaccaccaccaccacctgtctcaacaacagcaacaacaaaatcgaCAACTCTTACTGCAACACGCCAAGTTTTCGGCGGCCAGTCCGGGCGGAAGTCCGGCCTCGTCATTCCTTCAAGGAGCCCTTCAACTGCAGAGGCAACACCAAGTGGCCCAGCATCAGGCGGCCCTGATGGCGGCCAATTTTCTGGCTGCCCGCGGAGCCGGAGGAGCTGCAGCGGCTGCCGTCGCTGCCGCCATGCCACCGCCTCCGGGACTGGAGCGACTTCAACCGCAACAATCTGGAGGATCGGATCCATCAGGTCACGCCCCCGGCCAGTCAGAAGAAGGTCAGTCCGATAGGGAAGGTTCAGATGATGGAGAAACAAGCAACAAAGGCTCGGGATCCGGTAGGAGAACTACTCCGCCGGCAGCGGCTGCGGCCTCTGCCGCCGGACCGGGTCCATTCCTTCACAATCTGATCCGCGATTTCAgctcggcggcggcggctgcagcGGCTGCCGCTGCCGTTGCCTCCACCAGCCGTCCGTCGTTGGTCAATTCGGCCACGACTGGCGGcgccggtggtggtggtgttccGGGCGGAATCACGGGCCCACCTCCCGAGTACGACCCCGGGCGCCCCCATTTGTGCCCGTTTTGCGGCAAGGGCTTCCGGGCCAAGGAGAATTTGAAGCTGCACATCCGGAAACACACGGGTGAGCGGCCGTTCGAGTGCGAATTCTGCGGCCGAGCGTTCGGCGGCAAGAGCGACATGAACCGCCACTTGAGAATCCACACGGGCGAGCGGCCGTACCGATGCGACGCCTGCGGCAAGACATTTGCCCGTGCCGATTACCTCTCCAAACACCTGTCCACTCACCTGGtctaa